The following nucleotide sequence is from Zea mays cultivar B73 chromosome 1, Zm-B73-REFERENCE-NAM-5.0, whole genome shotgun sequence.
ggtggagcgtgccaacggcatgattctgcagggacttaagccgaggatctacaatgacctcaacaagttcggcaagtggtggatgaaggaactaccctcggtggtctgtagtctgaggacgacgccaagccgggccacgggtttctcaccgttctttctagtctatggggccgaggttgtcttgcccacagacttagaatacggttccccgaggacaagggcgtatgacgaccaaagcaaccagaccagctgagaagactcgctggaccagctggaagaagctcggaacatggccttgctacactcggcgcgatattagcagtctctgcgacgctaccacgcccgaggggtttggcCCCGAGACcttcaagtgggagacttggtgcttcagctgcggcaagacgcccgagggcaccacaagcttactcctccctgggaggggccattcatcatcgccaagattttgaagcccggaacatacaagctggccaacaatcaaggcgaggtctatagcaacgcttggaacatccgacagctacgtcgcttttacccttaagatgttttcaagtcgttcatatacctcgttttctatacatacacaaataaagtctaaccgtcaaggaagggtcagccttgcctcggcaaagcccgaccctccctcgggggctagaagggggggaccccctctgcgtcaaaattttcttcggaaaaagtctttctgccagaacatctttcgcgcttttcgactgcttcgatagcgagatcctgaaaacgacggagtacacgtaagcggcaaggccgaccgagccgagggactcctatgcctctgggatacggatacctcactcatcaccttctgcgataagtaactcacgctcggataagcgattctgccaaccgaacaagtcttaacgcttgaaaacttttctaccagaatgattttcgtgccttctcgactatatcgataatagaatcctacgaacgagtaagagtgcacgtaagcagcGAGGTCGACCgatccgagggactcctatgcctctgggatacggatacctcaatcatcacctttcgtgaaaagtaactctcgctcggataaacgattctgctaccgacgaacaagtcctaatactcgaaacaagaggaaaggaaatgcagctttacaacacgacaatggtatgtttgggcctcggcggccgcgaaaacatacgcacactacagacaaactctccctgcaggttcagacatcaacagagggagcagcagcaccctcggcgtcgtctccaccttcggAGGAATCTGGCCCGGACTCGGACGGCGAcgtgggcggaaggatctccacctcgaaggaggagactagcaccaagctcgggccatcatagccaaggtctctgtaagggtcccggcccgggcaaacacctcgaccggccgctccgtagcctcagccagctgtcccctaggatatcagcccggctcatggcctcggcagcctgactccggggttggtctcgCCAGCGggcgacctggccaagctccagtcgCCGCTGATGCACCTCTCCGGCCAGGGAGGCCACGTACTCCCGGGCCAACGAAGCTTCTTCCTGAGCTGACTCCGCCTTTGTCCacgctaacaccgctgcctccggctccggctcatcacagagcagccgagggttctttaactgagcaagagaagccttgggtggcaaggccgatcgagccgagggactcctatgcctccgggatacggatacctcactcgtcaccttccgcacagggcaactcacatttggttaagcggttcagctagcagacaggcgagtcctagtgctcgaaatgaggaagaaacacgatattacactcaaatacctagatgttcatgcctcgacagccacaatgaataaacaccggcactcaaggtgccattacaaacggaactccggttccactcccgcgggtatgaacaacctccacatcggagggcctgcgggacgacaaactccgggtggctcgccgccgaccactgcagcagcagcgacaacgacctccgctccgcgcggctaaacagcagcagcgatgacctcagggcagacgctgctgcgacaaggccctcgcccgcatccccactcgaggggcaaggacaagctatcgaagccaaagagccggaggtaagtccgcgggtggcgctgacggtctcatcggcggagaaaccttctccggctgccaccacctcagcatcgaTGACAggcagccacctgcccaccggcagatccccactcaagtcctcccggacgggcgagcaccgaccttcgcgcagaggcgtcgtgccggagtgaggacaagacaaccCAAGAACATGAACCGCCCTAGCGGCgtgcgacatcttgggcggtcccccggtgcgcacggcgcaacagccgcccgtacggCGGACGGATAGCCACGCTCTgccccagcggtgggaggtggcactggaagcagcgccagagccagctgagccagcaagCCATGCATGCTGGAGTTGACGACGCCTGCGGCCGACCGGCCCcatgttgtcgaagtccgccccctccgctaggtcggtgagcgccctctcccctgaatgctgaaggaagaggtggcccgctggCCCATACggtaggtagagctccggctcagctcgccccccgccgcagcaaggatgatgaagatccttgaagctgagggcggggcagaggccgcagctcggcttgcttctctccaccatcgaactggtggtcaccatcctgggtgaccatcagtgagggaatgcagccgggctgcttgatgaaaatccttgaagccgagcgatggctgaagggtgcccacctccgtaaggttgcgctcctccaacgacaagacgaaggcaacgcgggcgctccccatccgggggctcggaaggtggaaggatgcgatgcatgaggggagtgcgaagacatggctaCCACCCGGGGGTCCGATCCCTTttaaaaggcggctctccccactcgcgtcctcaggcgtcacagactaagtcttcactgacgtgccccagggtcctccccctacgacacgggggctgggtcccacacgtcatacaagctggcccagaacagaagaagccaaatcgccgcGTGCGGAGCGTGTAACTGCCccacggttacaagcactcctccaccctcGCTGAAACCAATGGTTGAAAGggcagaccgccatgcaggtggcgtgcaaccgcaccacggagacgcaccccttcgacttcgacgcatccaacatggaggcccaggcccacacgtcatgaaaccggcgcgccggttaatacgtgcgaaaaactacaccgccacttgcgccaatgccgcgccttctcgactacggaactggtgccgcgactcgaggcaacactgcgcatggcccaacagtgccaaccgagcacatcggtcacgggtcagtcagccgtgggaggaggcgcgacggtcgatatggccaaaagtgggccgacagtaatggtggcagcaggcgagcggaagcagcagtcaaatcgtctgcaggctcacgtcccctcctagagcagcaggggagccctctcccacggcgtgaagacgacgcacccgtgttcagtccctcgaacggctcgcgcaacgaccaccccgcgaaccacccgtcccgtcgcattaacttcgcggcagggcaagcgacacctttggcgggcgaagcgggcgaacgtttcacctccgccatgatggccgcgtcaaaaaaggtgcgccacatcgtttaaattcgtatccttttctttttcccctttctctctcttgctacagggaccgggaaaggggatatttcgaaagggatccttctccgcgaaggaagcgggccccgagccctcctactgatcaggggttcgaaggctggcccctcggaagggttcgacagccgccccagagcactcgggcttcaggctcattactgatcagaggttcgaaggctggcccctcggaagggttcgacagccgcctcagaacactcgggctccgcgcccaatactgatcaggggttcgaaggctggcccctcgaagggttcgacagccgccccagagcacgtagagcgagggatgactctgggtacgtccgatacatggtcgaggctcaggctacgctcccgaggtaccctaggacatttccgagaccaacaggagcgattttgtaacggagtcccatcagagggaggcatcgagccctcggaccctatcgaacaggaccgggtctggcaaatcacctgcaggtacttttggagcgtacctctgggccactagccaacccttatcgaacggggcacgggcgtccactcggatcacccgttagcaactcactagagacaccatgttcggcgccctccgagggcaacatggcgctttcccccctcctccttgcgaaaaggcgacgaaggggcatatgataaaagccgagtcagtccttgatcgtcctctcgctctgtgcagaggctcgggggctgctctcgcaaacccgctccggccaaaccgttgacagcgtcaacaaaccagcctgaaaagtcagaacctgaccatgcacccgggttacgatcagatcgcatgagggaacaaccataccggccaaggcatcacgaaaggcattaagacctcagaggagtcaaaccactcctccgaggcctcgggggctacacccggcgggtgcgctcgcgcgcacccatcggaacaaaatattaccaagaaaggccggtccccttgcaaaaaagtgcgacaaagcctccaagcgagtaccaacactcccttggaggattgggggctactgtcgggtaccataattaggggtacccccaacactcctaaactcggctggtagtcaccatcagcgcaaactgtagaggatgatgggcgcaattcaggtcaagcttcgtctactcaagggacgcgatctcgcctcgcccgagctcagcctcgggcgggaatagtagtcccaggtgaattcacgcctcgcccgagggcctcctcaagcaacgggcgcaccctcgactcgcccgaagcccagctcgggaaggcttcgtagtgaagcgaccttggccaaatcgcctcaccaaccgaccgtatcgcaggcgcattcaatgcaaggatcgtctggcgccttatcctgacacgcgtgcctcagtcggcaaggtcgaagtgaccgcagtcacttcgccctcccactgactgacctgacaggaaaatagtgccgctcgcccctctccgactgctgtgccactcgcaaGGGTGTGGCTGatagcagctgagtccagcctcagtcgccacaggaagctctgcctcgaccttgggcctcggcctcaggagaagtctccgcctcgcccgaccctagggctcggcccccgcctcggcctcggaaggtggactccgcctcgcccgaccccagggcttggcccccgcctcagcctcggaaggtggactccgcctcgcccgaccccagggctcggcctcgacctcgacctcggaaggtggtctctgcctcgcccgaccccagggctcggcctcaacctcgacctcgggtggaatcgcgtcctcgcccgaccccggcttcggcctcaggaggagtctccgcctcgcccgaccttgggctcggaccgaccacgtcgcagggggtacatcattaccctacccctagctagctcagactacgggggaacaagaccggcgtcccatccaggctcgcccctgtaacaagtaatgatggctccccgcgtgcgtctatgacgacggtggctctcagccccttacagaagcaaggagacgtcagcaaggtcccgacagccccgacagctgtgcttctacaaggctcaaacgctcccccgacggccacgacaccgcgtgcacagggctctagcacctctccgacggccacgtcggcatgtacatagggctctggctcctctctgccggacacgttagcatattgctacaccccctttgtacacctggaccctctccttgcatctataaaaggaagggccagggccctcatacgagagggtggtcacgtgggactccctctctccctcgcgaacgcttgtaacccctactgcaagcgcacccactctggcgcaggataacacgaaaccgcggtttccccccttttgtgttccgtctcgcgccaacccatctggactggggcacgcagcgacaattttactcgtcggtccagggaccccatgggtcgaaacaccgacataaATCTTAAACCCTATAGACTCATCTATCTTTGTTCATATGTAAATCTCAGGATATTTAGATTTTCTTCACAACCAGATTCTCCAAGAAACCAGATTTTGAGAGAAGAACGTTAAAAAAAGCTGAACTAAACAAAAGCAAGTCCTTTTTGAGGACGGAATAGTGGGAGACCACGACGACATTGCCGGCAAGGGTGGAGCCTGTGACGAAAATTTTGCAGCCGAGGGAACTTGTGTTGGCCATGAGAAGAAATGGGTGGCTCACAACAGTTTTTAAAGACCAAAATGTTACCTAACTAATAACTACTACATTTGTTCTTGAATATTTATcgtccgctagttcatttttgaaataatcgacgacaaataaaaagaacgaAGGGAGTAACTATTTATCAAATAACGAGCACTGATAATTAAGCCACGAACAGTGCTttttactcggtggatattttccCTTCTATAAGAACATCTTTGAATATTGTCCGATTACCTAAGGGATTTCCATTTTCAGGAGAAATTGGTACATTTTttcggggcgtttggatcccttcattttagaggaattggaatttacTCAATAaattaacttatttagtttggaatttgagattccaccactttccaaagttcagatataagtctatctcaaattcatggggcgtAGGATGAGAAATGATTTTGTGCATTAGTATAATTTGTTTATATTCTATAACTTATATaacactcttcgtctcactcatttataataaaaatatagtacataaatatctccgacatcttgctaataatagtatacaaatatattttgtataaaaccgaattagcttaattgatatatgtataaattattattattggaataaaattcaattccaatgatccaaacggaaCATTAGGAAAATAAGAATCCCTTAGAAACCCTAAAAAGAATCTCCTTGGTTGTGAAACATTTTTTTCGACTAGGAACGGGAAAACATTACTCAAGGAAAAAATAAACGTTCTAGTAGGCGGCGAATATTTGTAGGTCAACGCCGTTCAGGTGCTGTCGAATTAGTATAAAGCCCATGGCCCAAAAAACAGCCCAGATTGCTAAGAAAACGGCCCACCAAACCAGCGGATTAAAGAAGGTTGCGAAGGCACTAGCCGAAGCCACGCTCCCCGGAACGAACGACGCAGCCCAACCCGTTCCCACCAAACCAGCGGCACCACCCATGGCTTCGGCGGCGGCGAGATCCGGTCTCCGGTCGCTGGCGGTGCGCGCCGGCCCGTTGAGGCGCCGCATGTCCTCCTCCGTCCACGACGACGCCTGTACGTACATCTTGCCGCCTTGGTCGCTTACCCCGTTCCCTTCCTTCTCTTTTTGCGAGACCCGATCGGATCCTGATCTGGGTTCTGGGCCCTTCGCTTTCCGCGTTCGCAGATGAGACGGCCAAGTGGGAGAAGATCACCTACGCCGGGATCGTGACCTGCACCCTCCTGGCGGCGTACAACCTGTCCAAGGGCCACCCCCACTTCGATGAGCCGCCGGTCAGATCTCACTCTTGAGTTCTCGGAATATCTGATTAGATTTGGCCTGAGTCTAAAATGTTTTTTGTTGTTGTTGCAGGCGTACCCCTATCTGCACATCCGCAACAAGGAGTTCCCATGGGGTATGGACTGTATACCTCATCAATTCGATTTGGCTGCTTGTTTGATTTTATGTTATTTGCTCCGTTCCCTTTTGTTGAAAGAAATGCGTCAGGATTAATACTTGCTTTGGTGATATGCCATCGGATTAATCTGTAATACTTTGTGTACTAGAGGCCTCTGTATGACATTATAGCCTAGTATTTAGTTGACAGAGTTCTCTATTTGCGTATAGGATTATCGTCTTGGTTAACTAATTGTATGCATCTGTCTGATAGCTCTACAAATAATATTAAGGGTGCACATTGGTATCTTATATTTTTCCCTTATTCTTGGTTGTTTTGTTTTGCACAAATATTGAAACACCAGGTGAGCATGCTATGGGATTGTTATCTTTATCTGTTAATAATTGTTCTAGCCAGGAACTATCTAGGGAATAGATACTCTGATGGAATGCCTCATTAGTTTATCCTGTGTGACACTGCAAGAGGTTGTCTTGTCATGTATGACCGTATACTAAAATGGGTTTGCATCGTCTCAAGAAAGGGACAACGATGTGTTAGCCTTGAACATCGAGCAAGTTTCTACAGTATTAGTTAGGGCTGTTCGCCAACTTCTCCCTAGTTACACTGGGTAGACTGTTGAATTCGGTGGGTCTGGAAACCCCTGTCACCAGTCCAGGTTTGAAGGCTGGCTCAAACCTAAGGGCAAACTGAGGGGGATGTCTCTCCCCCCTGGCCAAgtcttttattattattattattattattattattattattattattattattattattattattattattattattattattattattattattattattattattattattattgtcgGCTGTTCAATAATTTTTAGAATTCATTTAATGTTTCACACGACCCACATTGCTTTGGAATATTAGTTGAACTCGATTGCCCTGCATCATGACCAAACTGATTTGTGATTGAATAGCATAGTAGTGTGGTTATTTTGCGAAGATCAGCATTTGCTTGCTTGTTATCCACTTATCTGTGATCATTTACTCTGTTGAGTTACCACTGCATTCAACACCTTACAAAAGATAACAGTTGATCTAATCCCCAGCCTGGTCAGTGTTCGGAATTGAGACATTCAAACATGATGCCAAGTGTGTCTTTCTGTCTTTCTTTTCACCCTTATTTCACAAACTCCAAAAATACCTTGAAAAGAATGTTTTTGTGTCTTCATTGTAATCTGGTTCAATGTGTCTTACCTCGGTCCCAAAAAACATGCAATTCTAGGTATGGGCATAGCCAACTAACATAAGTTTGACTGAGTTTATGGAAAATAGTATCAACGTTTTGAGACTACAAATAGGTATACGAAAATATAGTTCATGGCAAATCTAGTGAAGCTTATCTAGTATGAATTTAGTCAAACTTAGAATTGCATCTTTTTTTGGAACTGAGTAGTCAGTACTCAGTAGTATGCCAAAGATGGCATTCACTCCAAACTGTTTTTCATCATTGTTCAATAAGTGCTGCAGCTCTTTCCTGTATATATTAATAGGAAAATGCCTTTTAGAATCCAGAGAGTTCTTTTGTATCATCTAAGTTAGGTGCAAACGGTAAACATTATTGAAGCCGTTCGCTCAGAGCTTGCGGCGGCTGCTGCTGTAGCAGATggacttttttttctctctcagtGAAACACTGGAGTATGCAGCAGCAGCAACC
It contains:
- the LOC100274770 gene encoding Cytochrome c oxidase subunit 6a, mitochondrial translates to MASAAARSGLRSLAVRAGPLRRRMSSSVHDDAYETAKWEKITYAGIVTCTLLAAYNLSKGHPHFDEPPAYPYLHIRNKEFPWGPDGLFETKDHH